In the Streptomyces coeruleoprunus genome, TGGTCGACGCCCTGGCGCACGCCCGGTCGGCCGGGCTGACCGTCGTCACGGTCGCCGACTCCGCGTTCGCCCCGGTGGCCCGCCACAGCGACCTGCTGCTGCCCGGCGCGGTCGGCACGGGGCTCGCCTTCGACACCGCCTGCGCACCCATGCTGCTCGGCCGCGTACTGCTGGAGGCCATGTGCGACGGCCTCCCCGACGCCCAGGCCCGCCTGGAGGAATTCGACGTGAAGGCAGCGGCACGGGGGCTGTTCGTCGAATAGCGCGCACGGGCATGCCCGCGTGGCCGACGGCGGCGTCCGGCGGAGCATGCCCCTACCCGCCCCTTCCCGTGACCCGGGGCTCCGCCCCCTGAATTCGGCCCTGCCGTCCGCTGACGTCGGTGGCGGCCCGCGTGGGTGTTGCGTCGTTTCTCACGTGTTTCTCACGGATCGTGGCTACCCTGCGGCCCCGCAGGCCGAGGACGACGAGTGAGCCGGGAGGGCGGACGTGGCGCGTGGTGGGCGGGCGCTGGCGAGGGTGGACGTGGTGGTGCGGGCCGGGGCGGCGCCCCTGTGGTGGGCGGGGCTGTGCGGGGCCGCCGTGGGAGTGCTGCTGCCGGGGCTGAGCGGGCGGCGCATCGGGCTGCTCGCCGGGGCCGCGCTGTTCCTGCTGGCCGCCGCCGGGGTCGCCCTCGCGCGGCGCGGCCGCTACACGCGGCTGGCCGCCGACGCCGTGCGGGCCGGACGCGCCGACATACTCCAGGACCGGGCCGTGACGGTACGGAACTGGCGGCGCGCCCACCGCTGGTGGCTGCTCCTGGCGTTCCCGGCCGCCGTGGTCTCGTCGCTCGCGCTGCCCGCCGCGGGCGGGCTGCTCGTGGCGGGCACGGGCGCGGGACTCCGGCTGAAGGCCCTGTGGCTCGGCCACCGGCAGACCGCCGATGACCGGCTGCTGTGGGTGTCCGTGGACCACCTGGCCTCCGCCGGCGGCCCGGCCGGCAAGGCCGTCACCGCCTACCGCGCGACGGGCATCGCCGCGGGCGACGCCGCACCCGGCGGGGCGCGGCGGCGCCGCTGACCCTCACACCTCCAGGTCCGACTCGACCTTCTTCAGCTGGTGGCGGGCCATCGCCAGGTTCGCCCGGCCCTTGTCGAGCGCCAGGTACAGGAACAGCCCACTGGCGCCGCGCCCCTTGAGCAGCCGGATCAGGTGGTACTGGCCGCCCAGTGTGATCAGGATGTCCTCGATCTCGTCCTTGAGGCCCAGCATCTCCATCGTGCGGACCTTGGCCCGCACCACGTCGGTGTTCCCGGCGGCGGCGACCGTCAGGTCGAGGTCCTTGCCGCCGCCGATGGTGCCGAGCGCCATACCGCTGGTGTAGTCGACGAGAGCGGCGCCCAGGGCTCCGTCGATCGTCATCGTCTCCTTGAGCGCCGTCTCCGCGTTGGCCATGAGGGTGTTTCCTTCCGATGGTGGTCCGGTCGTTGTTTCTCGGGGTGGTCGTGCGTCCGTCGGGTGTCTTCGGGGCGGGCGAGTTCGTCTAGGGCCGGGCGTCCGGGCGTTCCAGCGCTCCGTCCACCAGCTCACCGATCAGGGCGCCGGACCGGCGGCCCTCCAGGTGGAGCCGGCCGACGTTCACGCGGGGCTCGGCGAGCAGGGTCAGGACGGCCGCGCCGCCCGCCGCGTACGCCGCGACGTAGCCGTGCTCGCCCCGGACCAGCAGCTCCCGGAACGCGCCGCGCCCGGTGGCCTCGCCCAGCCGGGCGGCGACGCCCAGCGCCGTGGCCGTCAGGGCCGCAGCGCCCTCGGGCTCGACGTCCGGCGTGTCCTGGGCGAGGACGACGCCCTCCGTGCCGGCCACGAGCGCCCCGGTGAGCCCGGGCAGCGTCGCCCGCAGCCGTCGCAGCTCACCGAGCACGTACGGTGCGGCGGTCGGCAGGTTTCTCCTCCCGGCGCGCCCGCGCAGGGCGCGCCTCATGAGCGGGTGGTCACGGGAGTGCCTCCAGAGCGTCACGGACCCTGCGCAGCAGGGCGAGGTCGGGGGCGTCGGCCGTGAGGGCCGGGGAGAACGGCGGCGGGCGTTCCGCGGGGACGGGGGCCGGGACCGGCGCGGGGGACGGTGGGGTCTCGACGAGCCCGGCGGCGGCCAGGCGGCGCACCTCGAGGACGGTGTGGAAGGCCGGCCGGCGCAGCTCCACGGCCAGTTGTGCGGGGGTACGGACACCGTCGGCGCGGGCCAGCAGGGCGCGGCCCCGGGCGGTGACCGTCCGGCCGGGTGCGACGGGCCGGGGCACCACGGGCGCCGTGTCGACGGCCGGATGGGGCCAGACGCGGTCCAGCAGCGTGCGGCGGCGCAGCGTCTCGCGTTCCACGTCGGCGGCGGGCACCGGCCGTAAGGCCGGCGGCGCACCGGGTACGGCCGTGCCGGCCGCCTGCTCGCCATACCGGAAGCGGGCGGGGCCACTGCCGGGCGCCA is a window encoding:
- a CDS encoding roadblock/LC7 domain-containing protein, whose protein sequence is MRRALRGRAGRRNLPTAAPYVLGELRRLRATLPGLTGALVAGTEGVVLAQDTPDVEPEGAAALTATALGVAARLGEATGRGAFRELLVRGEHGYVAAYAAGGAAVLTLLAEPRVNVGRLHLEGRRSGALIGELVDGALERPDARP
- a CDS encoding transcriptional regulator, producing MAAVISPMLRRLALERATGALLREHGTLYLADGQVVHAESRVAPGPEVLLGPNALPGRTADGRAADGRTGDGSVGRGRPRRVGAGEWEICRLGAFYDAAFFALAPGSGPARFRYGEQAAGTAVPGAPPALRPVPAADVERETLRRRTLLDRVWPHPAVDTAPVVPRPVAPGRTVTARGRALLARADGVRTPAQLAVELRRPAFHTVLEVRRLAAAGLVETPPSPAPVPAPVPAERPPPFSPALTADAPDLALLRRVRDALEALP